The proteins below are encoded in one region of Qipengyuania sp. HL-TH1:
- a CDS encoding transglutaminase family protein, whose product MRLSIRHTTRYRFDTPVIHGLQRLRLTPKETQGQEILEWHMDYEHAHPELTYEDQHHNTVTLVAVETGARDVTVTCRGTVDTHDHAGVIGRHAGHLPLWSFLGQTGQTQPGPGMRKLAAEMGREDESRLDMLHRLSAGILERVEYKTGTTHSRTIAEEAFAAANGVCQDHAHIFIGIARSLGIPARYVSGYLMMNDRIDQEAGHAWAEAYVAELGWVGFDISNGISPDARYVRVATGRDYRDAAPVTGISFGTTSTVLEVDVAVEQQQVQQ is encoded by the coding sequence ATGCGCCTCTCGATCCGCCATACCACCCGTTACCGCTTCGATACGCCGGTGATCCACGGCCTCCAGCGCCTGCGGCTGACACCCAAGGAAACGCAGGGGCAGGAAATCCTCGAATGGCACATGGATTACGAGCACGCGCATCCCGAACTCACCTATGAGGACCAGCATCACAACACGGTGACGCTGGTCGCGGTCGAAACCGGCGCGCGCGATGTCACGGTGACCTGCCGCGGGACGGTCGATACGCATGATCATGCGGGCGTCATCGGGCGCCACGCCGGGCACCTGCCGCTTTGGAGCTTCCTCGGGCAGACCGGGCAGACGCAGCCCGGCCCGGGCATGCGCAAGCTGGCCGCGGAAATGGGCCGGGAGGACGAAAGCCGGCTCGACATGCTCCACCGCCTGTCCGCAGGCATACTCGAGCGGGTCGAATACAAGACCGGGACCACGCATTCCCGCACCATCGCCGAAGAAGCCTTCGCCGCCGCCAATGGCGTGTGCCAGGACCATGCGCATATCTTCATCGGCATTGCCCGGTCGCTGGGCATCCCGGCGCGCTATGTCAGCGGCTACCTGATGATGAACGACCGGATCGACCAGGAAGCGGGCCACGCCTGGGCGGAAGCCTATGTCGCGGAACTGGGCTGGGTCGGCTTCGATATTTCCAACGGGATCAGCCCCGATGCGCGTTATGTGCGCGTCGCCACGGGGCGCGATTACCGCGATGCCGCGCCGGTCACCGGGATCAGTTTCGGGACCACCTCGACCGTACTCGAGGTCGATGTCGCGGTCGAACAGCAGCAAGTGCAGCAATAG